The Liquorilactobacillus nagelii DSM 13675 DNA window ATTACTAAAAATTTTAATAGTAGATTTTATGGCAGGAAATTCAGTACATTGGAAGATGAGTCTGATTTCCTGCTTTTTTGTGGAGGGGTAGATTTTGACAAAACAAACATTTGCAATTATTGGTTTAGGTAGATTTGGTAGTAGTGTTTGTAAAACCTTAGTAGACGGTGGTGCTGAAGTATTAGTAATTGATAAAAGCGAAGCCCAAATTAATAATTATAAAAAAATTGCAACTCAAGCAATTATTGCTGATGCACAAGATGAGAACACTTTGAAATCAATTGGTATCCGTAACTTTGATCATGTAATTGTAGCAATAGGAGAAGATATTCAGGCAAGTATTTTGGTATCCCTAATGGTTAAGGAACTTGGTGTTAAGCATGTCACGGCCAAAGCACAAAATAAATACCACGCACGAGTTTTAGAAAAACTCGGCGTGGATAAGGTTGTTCGACCGGAACGTGAAATGGGAAAAAGAATTGGTAAGGGTTTATTATCTGAAAACATGTTAGACTATTTGAATTTATCAGCAAATATTCAAGTGGCAGAAATTAAAATTACTAAACCTAGTTTTGCTAATAAGGATTTGGCAAAATTACGTTTCCGTAACCACTATCATTTAA harbors:
- a CDS encoding potassium channel family protein, with amino-acid sequence MTKQTFAIIGLGRFGSSVCKTLVDGGAEVLVIDKSEAQINNYKKIATQAIIADAQDENTLKSIGIRNFDHVIVAIGEDIQASILVSLMVKELGVKHVTAKAQNKYHARVLEKLGVDKVVRPEREMGKRIGKGLLSENMLDYLNLSANIQVAEIKITKPSFANKDLAKLRFRNHYHLNVIAIKRNDDIIISPRADQKLLVNDSLLVVGKTADVDHFSQSMS